One window of the Candidatus Jettenia sp. genome contains the following:
- a CDS encoding SBBP repeat-containing protein → MRNRLHGCVFRLFLSIAALCLFSGVSIINSSAFGSSLTSANQSNRYASVDDAAKVKPEEDHGKLPFCFIQNKGQVNGSIKFYEKQKGYSIFFTKRGIYVSFASNHRLRNGRQETEGRRQTLGRSHLLKTTGSGESHDENPSVSTKSPFFNKPTHTPFSNKTPYSLFSNKSSHSPFSKTFTHFSPFSKGGPRGITQGNIPQNSQEEAQANNPCLKTETIKLMPLGANKHLEIIPECLQEAKVNYLIGTDPEDWKTNIPTYQAIVYKDMYQDIDMRFYGNNHQLEYDIIIKPGANPSRIKFAYRGIENLRINKEGDLEIYLKNGKIAQKKPYIYQEINGKRVEVKGGFAISGLAFGVQNTRHTIRDTKHETQNTRHFVYGFRVASYDKRYPLTIDPALVYSTYLGGNNSDEGYKIAVDSLGNAYITGETRSDNFPAISALYKNKIGDARFSDVFITKLNASGTRIVYSTYLGGNGDDIGNGIAVDSSGNVSITGFTNSTNFPTVMALYKNKEGESDAFIAKINTSGDNLVYSTYLGGSSSDWGRGIAVDTFGNAYVTGWTYSNNFPTVSTIMGSKAAGYQDAFITKINPSGSELMYSLYLGGNNYDTGNGIAVDTFGNAYVTGYTNSTNFPLVSAIHKSYAGGYHDAFITKINPSGNKLVYSTYLGGSGDDIGYEIAVDISGNAYITGLTWSNNFPTTSPLYKKIAGNNDAFITKLNTAGSVIYSTYLGGSMYESGHGIAADISGNAYITGVTRSDDFPVTSALYERSAENNDAFIVKLNAAGNKLLYSLYLGGDNEDAGYGVAVDTEGNTYVAGRTESDNFPVISAVYGNKTGDHDIFITKIALMKGKIYGYVADSENSPVGYASIVLKGTKAMSRFILSDENGSFQFRDLDADMYTISAMKKGYEEARKKVGIEEDKVKVIMLRMKKKQQS, encoded by the coding sequence ATGAGAAATAGATTACATGGATGTGTTTTTCGGCTCTTTTTATCCATAGCAGCTTTATGCTTATTTTCCGGGGTATCGATTATTAATTCATCTGCCTTCGGCTCATCTTTAACATCAGCCAATCAAAGTAACAGATATGCTTCTGTGGATGATGCGGCGAAGGTAAAGCCAGAGGAAGATCATGGTAAACTACCCTTCTGTTTTATTCAGAACAAGGGACAAGTGAATGGGAGTATAAAATTTTATGAAAAGCAAAAAGGGTATAGTATCTTTTTTACGAAAAGGGGAATTTATGTATCATTCGCAAGCAATCATCGGTTAAGGAATGGGAGACAGGAAACAGAAGGCAGGAGACAAACATTAGGCAGGAGCCATCTCCTGAAGACGACAGGTAGTGGAGAATCCCATGATGAAAATCCCTCTGTATCCACCAAATCCCCCTTTTTTAATAAACCCACTCACACCCCCTTTTCTAACAAAACCCCTTACTCCCTCTTTTCTAACAAATCCTCTCACTCCCCCTTTTCTAAAACATTCACACATTTTTCCCCCTTTTCTAAAGGGGGACCAAGGGGGATTACACAAGGCAATATTCCACAAAACTCCCAGGAAGAAGCCCAAGCAAACAATCCCTGCTTAAAGACAGAAACTATTAAACTCATGCCCCTTGGCGCCAATAAACACCTTGAGATTATCCCGGAATGTTTACAAGAGGCAAAGGTCAATTATCTTATCGGCACAGACCCGGAAGACTGGAAAACAAATATTCCCACCTATCAGGCGATAGTCTACAAAGACATGTATCAGGATATTGATATGAGATTTTACGGGAATAACCACCAGTTGGAGTACGATATCATCATCAAGCCTGGTGCAAATCCATCACGGATAAAATTTGCTTACAGAGGTATAGAGAATTTAAGGATTAACAAGGAAGGAGACCTGGAGATATACCTTAAAAACGGCAAGATAGCACAAAAAAAGCCATATATATATCAGGAAATCAATGGGAAGAGAGTAGAGGTGAAAGGAGGGTTTGCGATTTCAGGCTTAGCGTTTGGAGTTCAAAACACGAGACATACCATACGAGATACGAAACACGAGACACAAAATACGAGGCACTTCGTCTATGGTTTCCGGGTCGCATCCTATGATAAAAGATATCCACTCACTATAGACCCTGCCCTCGTATATTCTACCTATCTTGGAGGGAACAATTCCGATGAAGGGTACAAAATCGCCGTAGATTCCCTTGGGAATGCGTATATTACCGGAGAGACACGCTCTGATAACTTTCCTGCAATCTCTGCTCTTTATAAAAACAAGATAGGGGATGCACGGTTTTCCGATGTCTTTATCACAAAGCTCAATGCCTCAGGCACTCGTATTGTATACTCTACCTATCTGGGAGGAAATGGTGATGATATAGGTAATGGAATCGCTGTGGACTCATCGGGAAATGTCTCTATTACCGGATTTACTAATTCAACAAACTTTCCAACCGTCATGGCTCTGTATAAAAATAAAGAAGGGGAATCTGATGCCTTTATTGCAAAGATAAATACCTCGGGCGATAATCTTGTATACTCTACCTATCTGGGAGGAAGCAGCTCTGACTGGGGACGTGGAATTGCCGTGGATACCTTTGGAAATGCATATGTCACCGGATGGACATATTCAAATAACTTTCCAACCGTTTCCACTATCATGGGAAGTAAAGCAGCTGGATACCAGGATGCCTTTATCACAAAAATAAACCCCTCAGGCAGTGAACTTATGTACTCCCTGTATCTGGGTGGAAATAATTACGATACCGGCAACGGGATTGCCGTGGATACCTTCGGAAATGCATACGTCACCGGGTATACCAATTCAACGAACTTTCCCCTAGTCTCCGCTATCCATAAAAGCTACGCAGGGGGATATCACGATGCCTTTATCACAAAGATAAATCCCTCAGGCAATAAACTGGTATATTCTACCTATCTGGGGGGAAGTGGTGATGATATAGGTTATGAAATCGCTGTAGACATATCCGGAAATGCCTATATCACCGGACTAACATGGTCAAACAATTTCCCAACGACTTCGCCTCTCTATAAAAAAATTGCAGGAAATAATGATGCCTTTATCACCAAGCTCAACACCGCAGGCAGCGTTATATACTCTACCTATCTGGGAGGAAGTATGTATGAGAGCGGCCATGGGATTGCTGCCGATATCTCCGGGAATGCATATATCACCGGAGTAACCCGTTCCGATGATTTTCCGGTAACCTCTGCTCTCTATGAAAGGAGTGCAGAAAATAACGATGCCTTCATCGTAAAACTCAATGCCGCAGGAAATAAACTCTTATACTCTCTGTACCTTGGAGGAGACAATGAGGATGCTGGTTACGGAGTTGCTGTAGATACCGAAGGAAATACCTATGTCGCCGGAAGAACAGAATCAGATAATTTTCCGGTAATCTCTGCAGTCTATGGGAATAAAACAGGGGATCATGATATCTTCATCACAAAAATTGCCCTGATGAAAGGCAAGATATATGGGTATGTGGCAGATAGTGAAAATAGCCCTGTTGGATATGCAAGCATAGTCCTTAAAGGGACAAAAGCTATGTCCAGGTTTATACTCTCCGATGAAAATGGCTCTTTTCAGTTTCGTGATTTAGATGCAGATATGTATACTATTTCTGCAATGAAAAAGGGTTATGAGGAAGCCAGGAAGAAAGTAGGAATTGAAGAGGATAAAGTAAAAGTGATTATGCTAAGAATGAAGAAAAAACAGCAATCGTAA
- a CDS encoding Ku protein gives MRAIWTGIMSFGLVNIPIRLYSATGERRLKFHYLHKKDLSPIRHARICREDGQEVPYEDIVRGYEYQKGDYIILTDEDFKKASLRKTGTIDIIEFAKEEEIDSKYFEKPYYLEPDRGAEKAYALLREALQHSKKVGIARFILKNREHLGIIKPEGDVIVLNQLRFKNELHDAGDLKLPPSKAGKNKEIELALAFIDQLTEPFKPEKYHDTYSEELEEVIAERIHGKTPAPEKEKPVPTPATDLMSILRESLKRARQRAS, from the coding sequence ATGCGTGCAATTTGGACGGGAATCATGAGTTTTGGACTTGTCAATATTCCCATTCGGCTTTACAGCGCTACAGGAGAAAGAAGGCTTAAGTTTCATTACCTTCATAAAAAAGATCTGTCACCCATCAGACATGCCCGTATTTGCCGGGAAGACGGACAAGAGGTCCCCTATGAGGATATTGTAAGAGGCTATGAATATCAAAAAGGTGATTATATTATCTTAACAGATGAGGATTTTAAGAAAGCAAGCCTCCGAAAAACAGGGACTATTGATATTATAGAATTTGCAAAAGAGGAAGAAATTGATAGTAAGTATTTCGAGAAACCGTATTACCTGGAACCAGACCGTGGAGCAGAGAAAGCTTATGCGTTGCTTCGTGAAGCCTTACAACATTCTAAAAAAGTAGGGATAGCCAGGTTTATTCTGAAAAATCGGGAACATCTCGGCATTATCAAACCTGAGGGAGATGTGATAGTTCTTAACCAGCTCAGATTTAAAAACGAGCTACACGATGCCGGAGATCTGAAACTACCTCCTTCTAAAGCTGGGAAAAATAAAGAAATAGAATTGGCGCTTGCATTTATTGATCAGCTTACAGAACCATTTAAACCGGAAAAGTACCACGATACCTACAGCGAGGAACTCGAAGAGGTCATTGCAGAGCGGATACATGGCAAGACCCCTGCTCCGGAAAAAGAAAAACCGGTACCAACACCTGCCACCGATTTGATGTCTATCCTGCGGGAGAGTCTGAAGCGAGCCAGGCAAAGGGCATCATAA
- a CDS encoding PAS domain S-box protein, translating into MRLFLSIKKKLLVFVLCISLIPIIVIATTCYFSIRNTLKYQILEKLKGLVESKRLHFLSLMEIKKTRVIDFSTDMFIKSTFETIVREGTFEQPEVASLQRYLIENKLPLCRQLIAIILLDEHGKVATSTSERLPGKDISHKGIFPQDIGHNATAYVDQPHYFSYFDKDCVCISAPIISEYSAEPLGSIICTYSLTMLNEITTDHAGMGETVELYLVNRDKMMLTESRFIDNAPLRQTVDTEPVRQIIGGKKEYVGIYRDYRGIPAVGAALDIPEYGWILLAEMDKAEAFASLKRFGFIILFMGMISVAAATSMGAIFAVSTSRPVKDLTDAAEKFAWGELNFRVKLNRKDEFGVLATSFNAMAEELAGKIAEHKRMADELRALNESLEQQVNDRTMSLAKGNEELRREIENRKQTERRLKKYEILFSEIRDLAYICDTKGNILFVNKIFGILTGHKPEEFFGKPFASLFDEENLKKAIDVYTRTVKGESLQFELSFRDTGRVCEYKNFPLRDEKGNITGVLGTARDVTEQRRAEAALRKSEASLSNAQRIAHVGNWEWDREKNTLYWSDEVYRIFGLSPQTSNTSYEIFLNAIHPGDKEYVKKSIHEALYEGKPFIIDHRISLPDGTVRFAHCQGEVIYDTTGKPIQMNGTIQDVTELKKIEEELKALNKSLEERVTKRTAELIMVNEKLQKEMAEHKLADESLHESEERYRNLVENALDVIFTLTVDGTIVSLNTAFETITGWSHTEWLHKQFIPLVHPDDRSIALKLLQRVHQKEIPPVFELRILSKSGNYLVGEFKVTPQIRKGSVIGILGIARDITERKRAEDVLRASESKYRLLIENLPQRIFFKDKDLRFVSCNENLARDFHIRPDEITGKTDYDFFSKELAEKYRVEDKQIMESGQTDDREEEYVKDGKTLIVRMVRTPIKDEKGNVLGILGAFLDITEKITLQRETERSRHLASLGELAAGVAHEINNPINGVINCAQILLNKSSEGSKERDIAGRIVKEANRIASIAGSLLSFARQSDAKEKKSIVSVHEIITNTLVLTEAQLRKEGIMIKLDVSPKLPQIIAHPQQIQQVFLNAISNARYALNQKYPEAHDNKILEIIGEEATIDNRPAVKITFYDHGTGIPARIRDKVVEPFYTTKPRGKGTGLGLSISYGIIRDHEGWLIIDSVEGKFTKVSVFLPAFKPVS; encoded by the coding sequence ATGAGATTATTCCTATCGATTAAGAAAAAGTTGCTCGTATTTGTATTGTGTATTTCTCTTATTCCTATTATCGTAATTGCAACTACCTGCTACTTCTCTATCAGAAATACACTTAAATATCAAATTCTGGAGAAGCTAAAAGGCCTTGTAGAATCAAAAAGACTTCATTTTTTGTCTCTTATGGAGATAAAAAAGACGCGTGTCATAGATTTCAGCACGGACATGTTTATCAAAAGCACCTTTGAGACTATTGTTCGTGAAGGGACTTTCGAACAGCCTGAAGTAGCTTCCTTACAGAGATACCTCATAGAAAATAAACTTCCGCTCTGCCGTCAGCTTATCGCAATAATTCTTCTCGATGAACATGGTAAGGTTGCAACATCCACGAGTGAGAGATTGCCTGGCAAAGATATTTCTCATAAGGGTATATTTCCACAAGATATAGGCCACAATGCTACTGCATACGTCGACCAGCCGCATTACTTTTCTTACTTTGATAAAGATTGCGTATGTATTTCTGCGCCAATTATCTCTGAATATAGTGCTGAGCCGCTTGGCTCCATTATTTGTACCTACAGCCTTACCATGCTGAACGAGATTACGACCGACCATGCCGGAATGGGAGAGACTGTTGAACTATACCTGGTTAATAGAGACAAGATGATGCTCACGGAATCAAGATTTATTGACAATGCACCTCTCAGGCAGACGGTGGATACAGAGCCAGTCCGCCAGATTATCGGGGGTAAGAAAGAGTATGTTGGTATATACAGAGACTATAGAGGAATACCCGCTGTTGGCGCCGCATTAGATATACCAGAATATGGCTGGATACTTTTGGCAGAGATGGATAAGGCAGAGGCCTTTGCTTCATTAAAAAGGTTTGGTTTTATTATCTTGTTTATGGGAATGATAAGTGTTGCCGCAGCCACCAGCATGGGGGCTATCTTTGCTGTTTCAACATCAAGGCCAGTTAAGGATTTAACGGATGCAGCAGAAAAATTCGCATGGGGGGAATTGAATTTCCGGGTAAAACTGAATCGCAAAGATGAGTTTGGTGTTTTGGCCACAAGCTTTAATGCTATGGCAGAGGAACTTGCCGGGAAGATTGCCGAACACAAGCGGATGGCGGATGAACTGAGGGCGCTGAACGAATCCCTTGAACAACAGGTGAATGATCGGACAATGTCGCTCGCGAAGGGCAATGAGGAACTTCGGAGAGAAATCGAAAATCGTAAGCAGACAGAGAGACGGTTGAAAAAATATGAGATATTATTTTCTGAGATACGGGACCTTGCGTATATTTGTGATACCAAAGGAAATATTCTCTTTGTAAATAAGATATTCGGAATATTAACGGGCCACAAACCTGAAGAATTTTTTGGAAAGCCATTTGCGTCTCTCTTTGATGAAGAAAACCTGAAAAAAGCAATAGATGTCTATACAAGAACCGTAAAGGGAGAAAGCCTTCAATTTGAACTTTCTTTCAGAGATACGGGAAGGGTTTGTGAATATAAAAATTTTCCTCTACGGGATGAAAAGGGGAATATCACAGGAGTTCTTGGCACAGCCAGAGATGTTACCGAACAGAGACGGGCGGAAGCGGCACTCCGCAAGAGCGAGGCCAGTCTTTCCAATGCCCAACGGATTGCTCATGTGGGAAACTGGGAATGGGATAGAGAGAAGAATACATTGTATTGGTCTGATGAGGTCTATCGGATCTTTGGTTTATCTCCGCAAACATCTAATACAAGCTATGAGATATTTCTGAATGCTATTCATCCTGGTGATAAAGAATATGTGAAAAAGTCTATTCATGAGGCCTTATATGAGGGAAAACCCTTCATCATTGACCATCGAATATCTTTGCCCGATGGTACGGTACGTTTTGCTCACTGCCAGGGGGAAGTTATCTATGATACTACGGGAAAGCCAATTCAGATGAACGGAACAATTCAGGATGTTACTGAGCTTAAAAAGATAGAGGAGGAATTGAAGGCGCTCAATAAGTCTCTCGAGGAACGAGTGACAAAAAGGACAGCAGAGCTTATCATGGTAAATGAAAAACTCCAGAAAGAAATGGCTGAGCATAAGCTGGCGGATGAGTCATTGCATGAATCGGAAGAACGATACAGAAATCTTGTTGAAAATGCCCTGGATGTAATCTTCACGCTTACCGTAGACGGGACTATTGTCTCGCTCAATACTGCTTTTGAGACTATTACGGGTTGGTCACATACAGAATGGCTGCATAAGCAGTTTATTCCTCTGGTTCATCCTGATGACAGGTCTATAGCACTGAAGTTATTGCAACGTGTTCATCAGAAGGAAATACCTCCGGTTTTTGAATTGCGTATTCTGAGCAAGTCCGGTAATTATCTGGTTGGAGAATTTAAAGTAACTCCACAAATCCGGAAAGGATCAGTAATCGGGATTTTGGGTATTGCTCGTGATATTACCGAACGCAAACGTGCTGAAGATGTGTTGCGTGCAAGCGAAAGTAAATATCGGCTTCTTATTGAAAATCTTCCTCAAAGAATATTTTTTAAAGATAAAGATCTCAGGTTTGTATCTTGTAATGAGAATTTAGCAAGAGATTTTCACATCAGACCGGATGAGATCACGGGAAAGACCGATTATGATTTTTTCTCCAAAGAACTTGCCGAGAAATACAGAGTTGAAGATAAGCAGATTATGGAATCAGGGCAAACAGATGATAGGGAAGAAGAATATGTGAAAGATGGAAAGACATTGATTGTCCGTATGGTGAGAACTCCGATAAAAGATGAGAAGGGTAATGTTCTTGGCATCTTAGGCGCATTTCTGGATATCACGGAAAAGATAACCTTACAAAGAGAGACTGAACGGTCCAGGCATCTGGCATCATTAGGTGAATTGGCAGCGGGTGTAGCCCACGAGATCAATAACCCTATAAACGGTGTTATTAACTGTGCCCAGATATTATTGAATAAAAGCAGCGAAGGAAGTAAGGAAAGGGATATTGCCGGCCGGATTGTCAAAGAAGCCAATCGTATTGCTAGCATAGCAGGTAGTCTTCTTTCCTTTGCAAGACAGAGTGATGCGAAGGAGAAAAAAAGCATTGTCAGTGTTCATGAAATAATAACAAATACGCTTGTTCTGACAGAGGCGCAATTGCGAAAAGAGGGTATTATGATAAAGTTAGACGTTTCTCCAAAATTGCCTCAAATCATTGCGCACCCTCAGCAGATACAACAAGTTTTTCTGAATGCTATCAGTAATGCGCGATATGCCTTAAACCAAAAATATCCAGAGGCGCATGATAATAAAATCCTTGAGATTATCGGGGAAGAAGCAACGATAGATAACCGTCCGGCGGTAAAGATTACCTTCTACGATCATGGCACGGGTATACCTGCCAGGATACGAGATAAAGTAGTGGAACCGTTTTATACCACAAAGCCCCGAGGTAAGGGAACAGGACTGGGGTTAAGCATCAGTTATGGTATTATCAGAGACCATGAGGGTTGGCTTATCATTGATAGTGTTGAAGGGAAGTTTACCAAGGTTAGCGTATTTTTACCAGCATTTAAACCAGTTTCTTAA
- a CDS encoding PAS domain-containing protein yields the protein MNKKRIRVLLIDDNSDEVRLIQEILKEDNTVKFELEHASQFLLGLEYLKEKRFDVLLLDLNVPDNGGLHVLRQVRTQSPKLPIVVLTGFIDEVIGTKVVQEGAQDYLIKEEVNYKLLVRSIRYAIERKRVEEELRAFNESLECRVAERTSALAKANTELRMKVAEHKEMEEEIKLLQTMTFAIVEAEDFSSTLGIVLRKVCEATGWVYGEAWLISPDGKYLEYCVAWHRDPKKMEEIKQDSKMLTFSPDCGLPGRVWSLKKPEWMIESMVRRNFPHAEFCKKFGFKAAMGIPVVTNDEVIAVLTFFMQEQRDEDERLTRLISSVATQLSVVIHRKMVEDALRISESKYRLLLENLPQRIFYKDKSLVYVSCNRNLAADFHIRPDEITGKTDYDFFPRELAEKYRAEDKQIMESGQTDEREEEYSKDGQELIIRIVRTPIKDEKGTVIGILGIFWDITEKVILQREAERSRHLASLGELAAGVGHEINNPITGVINCAQILLNKSSEGSKEKDLARRIIKEGDRIANIVHSLLSFTRPDSEKKNIINMHGILSDTLTLIESQLRKEGITMKLDISRKLPEILAHPQQIQQVFLSIINNARYALNQKYPEMHDNKIFEISGEETTMNNNAYVKIIFYDHGTGIPVEMRDKVINPFFTTKYSNKGIGLGLSISHTIIKNHGGKLMIDSREGEYTKIIIMLPRYSS from the coding sequence ATGAACAAGAAACGCATCAGGGTTTTGCTTATAGATGATAATTCAGACGAAGTCAGATTGATACAGGAGATACTGAAAGAAGATAATACTGTCAAATTTGAGCTGGAACACGCCAGTCAGTTTTTATTAGGACTGGAGTATCTGAAAGAAAAACGATTTGATGTGTTACTTCTGGACCTCAACGTACCAGATAATGGAGGCCTTCACGTACTTCGTCAGGTCCGTACACAGTCACCAAAATTACCCATTGTAGTATTGACAGGGTTTATTGATGAAGTAATAGGTACTAAGGTGGTACAGGAGGGGGCGCAGGACTATCTTATTAAGGAGGAAGTGAATTACAAATTGCTGGTGCGCTCCATACGGTATGCGATTGAACGCAAGAGGGTTGAAGAAGAACTAAGAGCGTTTAACGAATCTCTTGAATGTCGTGTAGCGGAGCGGACGTCGGCGCTGGCAAAGGCAAACACAGAGCTTCGTATGAAAGTCGCTGAGCATAAAGAGATGGAAGAAGAGATTAAGCTGCTGCAAACAATGACCTTTGCAATTGTCGAGGCAGAAGATTTCTCTTCTACACTTGGCATTGTACTGCGTAAAGTATGCGAGGCTACCGGTTGGGTTTATGGTGAGGCATGGCTTATTTCCCCCGATGGTAAATACCTCGAATATTGTGTAGCATGGCATAGAGATCCTAAAAAAATGGAAGAAATTAAACAAGACAGTAAAATGCTTACCTTTTCGCCAGACTGTGGTCTTCCGGGCCGTGTATGGTCTTTAAAGAAGCCTGAATGGATGATCGAGTCTATGGTAAGGAGAAACTTTCCTCATGCAGAGTTTTGCAAGAAATTTGGCTTTAAAGCAGCAATGGGTATTCCTGTCGTAACGAATGATGAAGTTATTGCCGTACTGACATTCTTTATGCAAGAACAACGGGATGAAGATGAACGGTTGACCAGGCTTATTTCTTCGGTTGCTACTCAATTAAGTGTTGTTATCCATCGGAAAATGGTTGAGGATGCCCTGCGTATCAGTGAAAGCAAGTATCGGCTCCTCCTTGAGAATCTGCCACAAAGGATATTTTATAAAGACAAGAGTTTAGTGTATGTATCCTGCAATAGAAATTTAGCAGCAGATTTTCACATCAGGCCGGATGAGATCACGGGAAAGACTGATTATGATTTTTTCCCCAGGGAACTTGCCGAGAAATACAGAGCCGAGGATAAGCAGATTATGGAATCAGGGCAAACAGATGAAAGAGAAGAGGAGTATAGTAAAGATGGACAGGAATTAATTATCCGTATAGTAAGAACTCCTATAAAGGATGAAAAAGGCACTGTTATTGGTATTTTAGGCATATTTTGGGATATTACTGAGAAGGTGATCTTACAAAGAGAGGCTGAACGGTCCAGGCATCTGGCATCATTAGGTGAACTGGCAGCGGGCGTAGGTCATGAGATTAATAATCCCATAACCGGCGTTATTAACTGTGCCCAGATATTATTGAATAAAAGTAGTGAAGGAAGTAAGGAAAAAGACCTTGCCAGACGAATTATCAAGGAGGGAGATCGTATAGCCAATATCGTACATAGTCTCCTGTCTTTTACCCGACCCGATAGTGAAAAAAAGAATATTATTAATATGCATGGAATATTGTCTGATACGCTTACTCTGATAGAATCGCAATTACGAAAAGAAGGTATTACGATGAAGTTAGATATTTCCCGAAAATTACCCGAAATCCTTGCGCATCCACAGCAAATTCAGCAGGTATTTTTAAGTATCATAAACAATGCCCGATATGCCCTGAATCAGAAATATCCCGAAATGCACGATAATAAAATCTTTGAGATTTCAGGGGAAGAAACAACGATGAATAATAATGCCTATGTAAAGATCATTTTTTATGATCACGGCACCGGTATCCCTGTTGAAATGAGAGATAAAGTAATCAATCCTTTTTTTACAACAAAATATAGTAATAAGGGGATTGGGTTAGGATTAAGTATTAGTCATACTATTATCAAGAATCATGGTGGTAAGCTTATGATTGATAGCAGAGAGGGCGAATATACCAAAATTATCATAATGCTGCCCCGGTATTCAAGCTAA
- a CDS encoding HAD family phosphatase has product MQAILFDMDGVLVDSMPYHAEAWDMILKTVGINIEKKLIYELEGANSRQVIDTIFRQFGRIPTDEEIQEITRKKLEIFERIAQVKPFDGIQEFLEIVKSKYKLAVVSGSHRQTVKKTIDTFFPDTFEVVIDGEETKISKPSPEPYLIAVRRLHIPKDHCLVVENAPLGIRSAKSAGLRCIAITTYLGREYLKEADWIADNHREMIAYIQRGTANFSL; this is encoded by the coding sequence ATGCAAGCGATACTATTTGACATGGATGGAGTACTTGTTGACTCTATGCCTTATCACGCAGAAGCCTGGGATATGATACTAAAGACTGTTGGTATCAATATTGAGAAAAAATTGATTTACGAGCTTGAAGGTGCAAATTCCCGACAGGTGATTGATACCATATTCAGACAGTTCGGCCGCATCCCTACCGATGAAGAAATACAAGAAATTACCCGTAAAAAGTTAGAGATATTTGAGCGGATAGCACAGGTGAAACCCTTCGATGGTATACAGGAGTTCCTTGAGATAGTAAAATCAAAGTATAAGCTGGCCGTCGTTTCAGGTTCTCACCGTCAGACGGTAAAGAAAACAATAGACACCTTCTTCCCGGATACTTTTGAGGTGGTTATTGATGGGGAAGAAACCAAAATAAGTAAACCATCGCCAGAACCTTATCTTATTGCCGTCCGGAGACTTCACATACCGAAGGATCATTGCCTTGTTGTCGAAAATGCCCCTCTTGGCATACGGTCGGCAAAGAGTGCAGGCCTGCGATGTATTGCTATTACCACCTACCTTGGCAGAGAATATCTGAAAGAGGCGGATTGGATTGCAGATAATCACCGGGAGATGATAGCATATATCCAGAGAGGAACGGCAAACTTTTCCCTCTGA
- a CDS encoding DUF2149 domain-containing protein translates to MVTKKGKQVKVEKVTDKSVQGEGTRLGITYRLKDGKVIYCIKLGWVLKGKTQRISFFIHP, encoded by the coding sequence ATTGTTACGAAAAAGGGAAAGCAGGTAAAGGTTGAAAAAGTTACCGATAAGAGTGTACAGGGAGAAGGCACCCGCCTGGGGATAACATACAGATTAAAAGATGGAAAGGTAATCTATTGCATTAAATTAGGTTGGGTTTTAAAAGGCAAAACCCAACGAATTTCCTTTTTTATCCACCCCTAA
- a CDS encoding energy transducer TonB: MTIDRFDNYHYRKIKPGNHGMIKGFILALSIHGVLFFIGGKYFTRPVQYSVQSDTVSIDVDLVTAVSQSDTESVQPITSAAEKQQELIKTVLHEEPVIPVQPEVDTVKPITPTTEEQQESVKIIPQEEQVTLPQPNVDAAQSITSATEKQQETAKTMPRPSQGTIRTKSKPGYFQNRPPEYPQLAKQMRQEGLVILRVEVDQKGMPVKVEVEQSSGYQLLDQAALKAVRHWRFQPERIGNSPVKSMVAIPVRFRLEESGRRSN; this comes from the coding sequence ATGACAATAGATAGATTCGATAACTACCACTACCGCAAGATTAAACCCGGCAACCATGGCATGATTAAAGGATTTATACTTGCATTATCCATTCATGGTGTTTTGTTTTTTATTGGCGGAAAGTATTTTACTAGGCCTGTTCAGTACAGCGTTCAATCTGACACTGTGAGCATAGACGTTGATCTGGTTACTGCCGTGTCACAATCAGATACTGAGTCAGTTCAACCCATTACATCTGCGGCGGAAAAGCAACAGGAACTTATTAAGACTGTGCTGCATGAAGAACCAGTGATACCGGTCCAACCAGAGGTAGATACGGTTAAACCTATTACGCCTACAACGGAAGAACAACAGGAATCCGTTAAGATTATACCGCAGGAAGAACAAGTAACACTGCCCCAACCAAACGTAGATGCAGCTCAATCCATTACGTCTGCAACAGAAAAACAGCAAGAAACAGCTAAGACTATGCCGCGTCCTTCTCAAGGAACGATCAGAACGAAAAGCAAACCCGGTTATTTCCAGAATCGACCTCCAGAATACCCACAGCTTGCAAAACAAATGCGTCAGGAAGGACTCGTGATACTCAGGGTTGAGGTAGACCAAAAAGGTATGCCGGTTAAGGTTGAAGTTGAACAGAGTAGTGGCTATCAACTGCTTGATCAGGCGGCTTTAAAGGCAGTGAGGCATTGGAGATTCCAACCTGAACGGATAGGAAACTCACCTGTTAAATCCATGGTGGCAATCCCTGTCAGATTTCGCCTGGAAGAATCAGGAAGAAGATCTAACTGA